One genomic segment of Calditrichota bacterium includes these proteins:
- a CDS encoding NAD-dependent epimerase/dehydratase family protein — translation MKMALVTGGAGFLGSNLTQFLLENGYNVVVYDNFFNGKREFLPENDPNLEIVEGDLRETQRLKETIQEFQPQTIFHLAALHFIPYCNAHPIETIQVNVEGTESVLEAAQDGPVEKVIYASTAAVYGIFDDFNLEEHRPWPMDIYGDTKYFGEHLMRLFHEKTGKTGVVARLFNLFGPNETNPHVIPEILDQLRKGDTVHLGNLKPKRDYIYVLDVAKALFQMDQKFSNGLHTFNVGTGHEYSVDELVKTVADILGRDVTIEIDPARVRKQERLHLVAGIDKIKKELGWQPEEDLFNGLKKLIEIDYSDLLGH, via the coding sequence ATGAAAATGGCATTGGTTACCGGTGGCGCCGGATTTTTAGGTTCCAATTTGACTCAGTTCCTTTTGGAAAACGGATACAACGTGGTCGTTTACGATAATTTTTTTAATGGAAAGCGAGAATTTCTGCCTGAAAATGACCCCAATCTGGAAATCGTTGAAGGGGATCTGCGGGAGACCCAGCGTCTTAAAGAAACCATTCAGGAATTTCAACCCCAGACAATTTTTCATTTGGCGGCTCTCCATTTTATCCCCTATTGCAATGCGCATCCGATTGAAACCATTCAGGTCAATGTGGAGGGGACAGAATCCGTCCTGGAAGCGGCTCAAGATGGTCCCGTCGAAAAAGTAATTTACGCGTCCACGGCTGCTGTTTACGGCATATTTGATGATTTTAATCTGGAAGAGCATCGTCCCTGGCCCATGGATATTTACGGTGATACCAAATATTTTGGCGAGCATCTGATGCGTCTGTTTCATGAGAAAACCGGAAAAACCGGCGTTGTGGCCCGCCTGTTTAACCTTTTTGGTCCCAACGAGACCAACCCCCACGTAATTCCCGAAATCCTGGATCAGTTGCGGAAAGGAGACACCGTCCATCTTGGCAATTTGAAACCCAAACGGGATTACATTTATGTGCTGGATGTCGCCAAGGCCTTGTTTCAGATGGATCAGAAATTCTCAAACGGGTTGCACACGTTTAATGTGGGTACCGGACACGAATATTCGGTGGATGAATTGGTTAAAACAGTTGCGGATATTTTGGGCCGGGATGTGACGATTGAAATCGATCCGGCACGCGTTCGGAAGCAGGAACGCCTCCATCTGGTTGCAGGAATTGACAAAATCAAAAAGGAATTGGGCTGGCAACCGGAAGAGGATCTGTTCAACGGATT